A region from the Paenibacillus humicola genome encodes:
- a CDS encoding polysaccharide biosynthesis protein, whose translation MKAGGQGEKQRPGAGEGRSGKGRDPAAGGNGLKPEISRTDRGVTVRLSGSGGQAPERGNAALVEELGRDGQIGGRPPAAVGMSGDEGSFRPGRDSGGGWKPPGTVTKPPLFKGAAIMGAAMLISKTIGTLQKIPLQNIAGDRVFGIYNAVYPLYQLLLVMVTAGFPVAVSLLVAERAGDSRGHQRVLAASALLLAAGGAAGFALLWGGSERIAGWIGDAHTAPAVRTAALALWVAPVTAALRGYYQGLGRMTPSAVSQLSEQTVRVAGMLALLMTGWQLGWSDASLAAGATAGSALGGTAGLAVMTAYLLRDRRPGRQALARTSARGAGPGEGIGTLMRRLALLAVPVTLGALAVPALGVVDAFTVPRLLRGSGLGEAEAMSLFGLYSRGQPLVQLVVMVAGAIGAALVPALAAARAQRDEGALRRHAATAMRAAWTFGAAAALGLVLLAEPINVMLYADDAGTRTFMLVGCTALAGTVNAVAAALLQGLGAIRAPALFMLAAAAMKAALNAALVPALGPAGAACAGIAALTAAALLGAGAVRRAAGAAVPARGAAGTLFALACMAAALVLAERGGAALLGPALPPRAAAAALALGGTALGAAVFAAAALRGGGIGAQELRALPGGEALAARLRRWRLLPPGD comes from the coding sequence TTGAAGGCAGGAGGACAAGGAGAGAAACAGCGGCCCGGCGCCGGGGAAGGGCGCTCGGGAAAGGGCCGCGATCCGGCTGCGGGCGGAAACGGCCTTAAGCCGGAAATAAGCCGGACGGACCGAGGCGTGACCGTGCGTTTATCCGGTTCGGGCGGACAAGCCCCGGAGCGGGGAAATGCGGCGCTAGTCGAGGAATTAGGCCGTGACGGGCAAATCGGAGGCCGCCCGCCGGCGGCAGTCGGCATGAGCGGCGATGAAGGGAGTTTCCGCCCCGGGCGGGATTCGGGCGGCGGATGGAAACCGCCAGGTACGGTCACGAAGCCGCCTCTGTTCAAGGGTGCGGCGATTATGGGCGCGGCTATGCTGATCAGCAAAACGATCGGCACGCTCCAGAAGATTCCGCTGCAGAACATTGCCGGGGACCGCGTGTTCGGCATCTACAATGCCGTCTATCCGCTGTATCAGCTGCTGCTGGTCATGGTCACGGCCGGTTTTCCCGTCGCGGTTTCGCTGCTTGTGGCCGAGCGGGCGGGGGATTCCCGCGGTCATCAGCGTGTGCTTGCGGCGAGCGCGCTGCTGTTGGCGGCCGGCGGAGCGGCCGGCTTCGCGCTCTTATGGGGCGGATCGGAGCGGATTGCGGGCTGGATCGGCGACGCCCATACCGCCCCGGCCGTTCGGACGGCCGCGCTCGCCCTTTGGGTGGCGCCGGTTACGGCGGCGCTGCGCGGTTATTATCAGGGGCTCGGCCGAATGACGCCTTCAGCCGTATCGCAGCTGTCGGAGCAGACCGTCCGCGTCGCGGGCATGCTGGCGCTGCTCATGACCGGCTGGCAGCTGGGCTGGTCCGACGCCTCGCTTGCCGCCGGGGCGACGGCAGGCTCCGCGCTCGGGGGAACCGCCGGGCTTGCCGTCATGACGGCCTATTTGCTGCGGGACCGCCGCCCGGGCCGGCAGGCTTTGGCGAGAACTTCGGCCCGGGGCGCAGGCCCGGGCGAAGGGATCGGCACGCTGATGCGGCGGCTGGCGCTGCTCGCGGTGCCGGTGACGCTCGGCGCGCTGGCGGTGCCGGCGCTCGGCGTCGTGGACGCTTTTACGGTGCCGCGGCTGCTGCGCGGCTCCGGGCTCGGCGAGGCCGAAGCGATGTCGCTGTTCGGCCTGTACAGCCGGGGCCAGCCGCTTGTGCAGCTGGTCGTGATGGTCGCCGGCGCGATCGGCGCGGCGCTCGTTCCCGCGCTGGCGGCGGCCCGCGCCCAGCGCGACGAGGGGGCGCTGCGCCGCCACGCAGCGACGGCGATGCGCGCCGCGTGGACGTTCGGCGCGGCGGCGGCGTTGGGGCTCGTGCTGCTGGCCGAGCCCATCAATGTGATGCTGTACGCGGACGATGCCGGGACGCGTACGTTCATGCTTGTCGGGTGCACCGCGCTTGCGGGCACCGTCAATGCCGTTGCGGCGGCGCTGCTGCAGGGGCTCGGGGCGATTCGCGCCCCGGCGCTGTTCATGCTCGCCGCCGCGGCGATGAAGGCGGCGCTCAACGCCGCCCTCGTGCCGGCGCTCGGCCCCGCCGGCGCGGCCTGCGCGGGCATCGCCGCGCTGACGGCGGCCGCCCTGCTGGGCGCGGGCGCCGTGCGCCGCGCCGCAGGCGCGGCCGTGCCCGCGCGCGGCGCCGCGGGCACGCTGTTCGCGCTCGCGTGCATGGCCGCGGCGCTGGTCCTGGCCGAGCGCGGCGGCGCGGCGCTGCTCGGCCCGGCGCTGCCGCCGCGGGCGGCAGCTGCGGCGCTCGCGCTCGGGGGCACGGCCCTCGGCGCGGCTGTGTTCGCCGCCGCCGCGCTGCGCGGCGGCGGCATCGGCGCGCAGGAGCTGCGCGCCCTGCCGGGCGGCGAAGCGCTGGCCGCCCGGCTGCGCCGGTGGCGGCTGCTTCCGCCGGGCGACTAG
- the mazG gene encoding nucleoside triphosphate pyrophosphohydrolase, which translates to MQPIITVVGLGSGDADQLTLGIWRKLQTTSRIYVRTERHPMMRLFGENGLAYTSFDSVYERLDSFPDVYAAIADALIREAKTAAGAPQPAPGAVPTAAGAPQPVPGAVPTAAGALQPAPGTASTAAGAPQPAPGAVPTAAGAPQPAPGAAPIAAGAPQPVHGAASTAAGASHSDAEIVYAVPGHPMVAEKTVQLLRERCPQEGIRLRVLGGESFLDQAFTRLGFDPIEGFQLLDAGELKPAMIRPELHTVIGQVYDAFTASDVKLTLMERLPDDHPVVVAHALGVAGEERIETIPLYELDRTTGFGNLSLVYVPRSEDESLRNRSFDRLHEIVAILRSPEGCPWDREQTHRSIRKNFIEETYEAIEALDNDDPDGMREEFGDVILQVMLHSQMEEELGSFSVYDVIQTLNEKLLFRHPHVFGEQGAQDAEEALKNWEQMKAEEKRRKGIDPSKQSLLDGIPPDLPGLMKAYKLQKKASKVGFDWGAIGPVLDKIEEELGELREAVASGNGEEQAGELGDLLFAAVNAARFIDADPEEALARTNLKFRKRFSYIEEQLRINGRTFDQTDLTEMDRYWEEAKRLP; encoded by the coding sequence ATGCAACCGATAATTACCGTGGTCGGGCTCGGCTCCGGGGATGCCGATCAGCTGACGCTTGGCATTTGGCGCAAGCTGCAGACAACATCGCGTATTTACGTGCGGACGGAACGTCACCCGATGATGCGGCTGTTCGGCGAGAACGGGCTGGCGTATACGTCGTTCGACAGCGTGTACGAACGGCTCGACTCATTTCCGGACGTATACGCAGCTATTGCCGACGCCTTGATCCGCGAGGCCAAGACCGCCGCAGGCGCTCCACAGCCCGCACCCGGCGCCGTGCCAACCGCCGCTGGCGCTCCGCAGCCCGTACCCGGGGCCGTGCCAACCGCCGCTGGCGCTCTGCAGCCCGCGCCCGGCACTGCATCAACCGCCGCAGGCGCCCCGCAGCCCGCGCCCGGCGCCGTGCCAACCGCCGCTGGCGCTCCGCAGCCCGCGCCCGGCGCCGCACCAATCGCCGCAGGCGCTCCGCAGCCCGTACACGGCGCCGCATCAACCGCCGCAGGCGCTTCGCACAGCGACGCAGAGATCGTCTACGCCGTTCCGGGCCACCCGATGGTGGCGGAGAAGACCGTGCAGCTGCTGCGCGAGCGGTGCCCGCAGGAAGGAATCAGGCTCCGCGTTCTGGGCGGCGAGAGCTTCCTCGATCAGGCCTTTACGCGGCTTGGCTTCGATCCGATCGAGGGCTTTCAGCTGCTCGACGCCGGGGAGCTTAAGCCGGCGATGATCCGGCCGGAGCTGCATACCGTCATCGGTCAGGTCTACGACGCATTTACCGCTTCCGACGTCAAGCTGACGCTGATGGAGCGTTTGCCCGACGACCATCCGGTCGTCGTCGCCCATGCGCTCGGCGTTGCAGGCGAGGAGCGGATTGAGACAATCCCGCTGTACGAGCTCGACCGGACGACGGGCTTCGGCAACCTGTCGCTCGTCTATGTCCCGCGCTCGGAGGACGAGTCGCTCCGCAACCGGTCCTTCGACCGTTTGCATGAAATCGTCGCCATTTTGCGCAGCCCGGAAGGATGTCCGTGGGACCGCGAGCAGACGCACCGGTCGATCCGCAAAAATTTCATCGAAGAGACGTACGAGGCGATCGAAGCGCTCGACAACGACGACCCCGACGGCATGCGCGAGGAATTCGGCGACGTCATCCTGCAGGTGATGCTGCACAGCCAAATGGAAGAGGAGCTCGGCTCGTTCAGCGTCTACGACGTCATTCAAACGCTGAACGAAAAGCTGCTGTTCCGTCACCCGCACGTCTTCGGCGAGCAGGGCGCGCAGGATGCCGAAGAAGCGCTGAAAAACTGGGAGCAGATGAAAGCGGAAGAGAAGCGGCGCAAAGGGATCGACCCCTCGAAGCAGTCGCTCCTGGACGGCATCCCGCCGGATCTGCCCGGACTTATGAAAGCGTACAAGCTTCAGAAGAAAGCGTCCAAGGTCGGTTTCGACTGGGGCGCAATCGGGCCGGTGTTGGATAAAATCGAAGAGGAGCTCGGCGAGCTGCGGGAAGCGGTCGCGTCGGGAAACGGGGAGGAGCAGGCCGGAGAGCTGGGCGATCTGCTGTTCGCGGCCGTGAATGCCGCCCGTTTCATCGATGCCGACCCGGAAGAGGCGCTGGCACGGACGAATCTCAAATTCAGGAAACGATTTTCATATATTGAAGAGCAGCTTCGTATAAACGGCCGCACGTTTGACCAAACTGATTTAACAGAGATGGATCGGTATTGGGAGGAAGCGAAACGGCTCCCATAA
- a CDS encoding HU family DNA-binding protein — protein MNKNDLINNIAAKSGLTKRDVEAVLNGFLGEVTDALAGGEKVQLIGFGTFETRKRSGRTGRNPQTGNPITIAESKVPAFKAGNKLKDAIK, from the coding sequence ATGAACAAGAACGATCTGATCAACAACATTGCCGCAAAAAGCGGCCTGACCAAACGCGACGTTGAAGCGGTGCTGAACGGCTTTCTGGGTGAAGTGACCGACGCCCTCGCCGGCGGCGAAAAAGTACAGCTGATCGGCTTCGGCACGTTCGAAACCCGCAAGCGCTCCGGCCGTACGGGCCGTAACCCGCAAACGGGCAATCCGATTACGATCGCGGAATCGAAGGTACCGGCATTCAAAGCGG